A region from the Danaus plexippus chromosome 26, MEX_DaPlex, whole genome shotgun sequence genome encodes:
- the LOC116774237 gene encoding transmembrane 7 superfamily member 3-like codes for MFKSTSIPLFFLIFLTNQVSTQKTNVLINLNKTTSWGDKDLYTGFVNVTANSTAQVDLLNVYPNVSFIIFQVHSHSYNVTLYNNTYVKGSYVTGTNVGMYSSVKPKIDTFFIINPNTIDIKVLVSIHGYTTADPIPGDCNMEFSLPISPFLLSSYNNDTIMVDAAAAKDPMDINCNSIDKSFVNFYKMYLPERDFDADTYYMGIINMLTFDKIQDNGEYIPYTGLRMRRMLSAYPGTGAIYVAVAFSSKNTSAYSVYVPTYSYACDPFIEGGCEIMDDFFSQMLCASLTFVGLFVCFFGHRFFKTEMFLVGFVTGVVITYILISLMADLNRAALLGASVLSGVCFGSIWLLFWWFYGIPIFAVFLSTLNVGFLFAAIIYHGLPGGLTELELDLNFWTLFIFIMLLTALLLLSMTFLSNILCCAILGAYATVFPMDYYIGSNLRFIIINTVRRAIVPHFNMAVLSPPFQWKDAVIAALWIGLALSGFLVQHYHNRARPPFPPPPRSVRPVYEPRRRYGQISAPMMPVFAAPSERTPLLA; via the exons atgtttaaaagtaCCTCTATtcctctattttttttaatttttctgacCAATCAAGTGAGCACACAGA AAACAAATGTActgataaatttgaataaaaccaCATCATGGGGTGATAAGGATCTTTATACCGGTTTTGTGAATGTCACAGCTAATTCAACCGCCCAAGTGGAcctattaaatgtatatccAAATGTGTCCTTCATAATATTCCAAGTACACAGTCACTCTTACAATGTGACGCTATATAACAACACATATGTGAAAGGTTCATATGTAACGGGTACTAATGTAGGCATGTACAGCAGTGTGAAACCAAAGATAGACACATTTTTCATAATCAATCCTAATACCATTGACATAAAAGTGCTAGTTTCTATCCATGGATATACAACAGCAg ATCCAATACCAGGTGACTGCAATATGGAGTTTAGTTTGCCGATATCACCATTTCTGTTGTCTTCATACAACAACGACACTATAATGGTTGATGCGGCCGCTGCCAAAGATCCCATGGACATAAATTGCAATAGCATAGACAAGTCGTTTGTTAATTTCTACAAAATGTATCTACCGGAGAGAGATTTTGATGCTGACACATATTACATGGgcataattaatatgttgaCATTCGATAAAATTCAAGATAATGGTGAATAT ATCCCGTATACGGGTCTACGTATGCGTCGTATGTTAAGCGCTTATCCGGGAACTGGTGCTATATACGTGGCGGTCGCGTTCAGCTCGAAGAATACGAGCGCGTATTCTGTTTACGTGCCGACGTATTCGTACGCTTGCGATCCGTTCATAGAAGGCGGTTGTGAGATCATGG ACGACTTCTTTTCCCAAATGTTATGTGCATCGCTGACGTTCGTTGGTCTTTTCGTGTGTTTTTTCGGACACAGgttttttaaaactgaaatgtTTCTGGTCGGTTTCGTCACCGGAGTTGTTATTACATACATTCTGATATCTTTAATGGCTGATTTGAATAGGGCAG CACTTTTGGGCGCGTCAGTATTATCCGGGGTGTGTTTCGGCTCGATCTGGTTGCTTTTCTGGTGGTTCTACGGCATACCAATATTTGCCGTGTTTCTGTCAACATTGAACGTAGGCTTCCTATTCGCTGCTATAATATATCACGGCTTGCCAG gcGGTTTAACAGAATTGGAATTGGACTTGAACTTTTGgacactttttatttttataatgctaCTGACAGCTCTGTTGTTGCTCTCGATGACGTTTCTGTCTAACATACTGTGTTGTGCGATACTCGGCGCGTACGCGACTGTGTTCCCTATGGACTACTACATAGGGTCCAATTTAAGGTTCATTATCATCAACACCGTGAGACGCGCCATTGTACCTCATTTCAATATGGCTGTCCTTTCCCCGCCGTTCCAATGGAaag ACGCCGTCATCGCCGCACTCTGGATAGGGCTCGCGTTGTCCGGTTTCCTGGTTCAACACTATCATAATCGGGCCAGGCCTCCCTTCCCGCCGCCACCGCGGAGCGTGAGACCGGTCTACGAGCCTCGAAGACG TTACGGACAGATATCTGCGCCGATGATGCCGGTCTTCGCGGCGCCGTCGGAAAGGACGCCTCTGTTGGCCTAA